In Clupea harengus chromosome 12, Ch_v2.0.2, whole genome shotgun sequence, the sequence ccagctgctggtgcaaaccctggtgagttcccgccttgattactgcaacaccctcctaacgggcctgccggcttgcgtggtgaaaccactacaaatgatccagaacgcgaaggcaaatgttacacccaggatgctgtgctcttctagtgagcgtcgtttggcactcccgtctgtgcaagtacggcagtccagactattctcatttgtagttccacgttggtggaatgaactacctagcactaccagagcaggggcgtccctctctaccttttaagaagcttttgaagacccaactcttcagagaacacctcccgtcctaactggcacttcgactagtgcgtaacttgcaattacagcagttacatttctgcacttttttaattttttttaatttaattttgttatatttcttatgtaaagtagtatttattgttacaccaggttctattgctcgtagcttgactattctctcccttgtacgtcattttggacaaaagcgtctgctaaatgactaaatgtaaatgtgatattTCTATTAATGTTCTATTCATTAAAATTCacactttttatttattcattcacagaAAAAGATttgagaaagcaaaaaaaatgagatTGCCGTCTCACCGATGGATGAAATACCGATGGATTCTACCGACGTTCATCTTTGTATGTCTCAGCCTCTCTGGATACCTGCTCTTTCCGAGGCTATCATTACTGAACAGTGATCAAACTATTACTAATGACGAGACAGGCACCAAAACTCATAAGATTTTAGTGTGGCACTGGCCATTTGGGAACTCCTTTAATCTAGATGGTGACTTCTGCAAAGACAAGTTCAGGGTACCCAATTGTATCATGATGGATAATCAGTCCCGGTTGTCTGAGGCAGACATTGTGATTTTTCACAACCGTGAGCTGATCCAATACCAACAAAGGTTGCCTGTCAACCTGAAACGCCCAGAGAAGCAAAGGTGGGTCTGGTTGACCATGGAGAGCCCAGAGAACAATGGGGATGTGAAGTCCTTTGCTGGGGACTTTAACTGGACCATGACCTACCACCAAGATGCAGACATTTATTCGCCCTATGGATTTATGGTGCCAAAGGAATCTGAAACTTATGAGCCACTTGAGAGTTTCATTCCAAAGGACAAGACTGATTTGGCATGTTGGGTGGTGAGCAACTATTCACCACGCCATAAGAGAAGTACTATATACGAAAAGCTGAAAACTGTGATACCAATCAAAGTGTATGGTGGAGCAGTAAATAAGCGCCTAGATGATCAGACTCTGTTACCTACAATCTCTCGCTGCTACTTCTACCTGGCCTTTGAAAACTCTGTCTCCAGAGACTACATTACAGAGAAGTTATGGCGCAATGCCTACATGAGTGGAGCTGTGCCTGTAGTCTTTGGTCCTACTCGGGAGGAGTATGAAGCAGTGGCACAAACAGATTCCTTTATCCATGTAAATGACTTCGATACCGTAGAGGACCTTGGAGAATTCCTTAAGACGCTGGCTGCGGACAGGGAACGCTATGCCTCATACTTCAATTGGAGA encodes:
- the LOC105912458 gene encoding alpha-(1,3)-fucosyltransferase 7-like — protein: MRLPSHRWMKYRWILPTFIFVCLSLSGYLLFPRLSLLNSDQTITNDETGTKTHKILVWHWPFGNSFNLDGDFCKDKFRVPNCIMMDNQSRLSEADIVIFHNRELIQYQQRLPVNLKRPEKQRWVWLTMESPENNGDVKSFAGDFNWTMTYHQDADIYSPYGFMVPKESETYEPLESFIPKDKTDLACWVVSNYSPRHKRSTIYEKLKTVIPIKVYGGAVNKRLDDQTLLPTISRCYFYLAFENSVSRDYITEKLWRNAYMSGAVPVVFGPTREEYEAVAQTDSFIHVNDFDTVEDLGEFLKTLAADRERYASYFNWRRKYTVEIKHWVELACKFCPKISSMPPHKVYEDLDAWQ